A single region of the Nicotiana sylvestris chromosome 6, ASM39365v2, whole genome shotgun sequence genome encodes:
- the LOC138871743 gene encoding secreted RxLR effector protein 161-like, whose translation MHSLNDYSVFTKRSGASLVILAVYVDDIILIGTDLSEIFALKSFLHDQFKIKDLDEFHSLECTLITCLLELNVKLKAKKGELLPKPEEYRSLLGKLIFLTHIRPDLSFAVQHLSQFMQQPCIPHMKAALHLLRYLKGSADSGIFYNNDPAMSLQVFCDNDWASYPDSRRSVTGFCIFLGGSLVGWKSKKQHVVSLSSAEAEYRAMSKAVTEVTWLSRLLSDFGVLLSSYVPVFCDSQVALHCKKSCLS comes from the exons ATGCATTCTCTCAATGATTATTCTGTCTTCACTAAGCGATCTGGGGCTTCTTTGGTTATATTGGCTGTTTATGTAGATGACATTATCCTAATTGGTACTGATTTGTCTGAAATTTTTGCCCTGAAGAGTTTTCTTCATGATCAGTTCAAGATCAAGGATTTAG ATGAGTTTCACTCTCTTGAATGTACCCTTATCACATGTCTCCTTGAATTGAATGTGAAGTTGAAGGCCAAGAAAGGTGAACTTTTGCCTAAACCTGAAGAGTATAGAAGTCTCTTAGGCAAGCTGATTTTTTTGACCCATATAAGACCTGACCTCAGTTTTGCAGTCCAACATTTGAGTCAATTTATGCAGCAGCCTTGCATACCACACATGAAGGCTGCTCTTCATCTTCTCAGATATCTTAAGGGTTCAGCTGATTCTGGGATCTTTTACAACAATGATCCTGCTATGTCCTTACAGGTGTTCTGTGATAATGATTGGGCCTCCTACCCTGACAGTAGGAGATCAGTCACTGGGTTCTGCATCTTCCTTGGAGGCAGTTTGGTGGGTTGGAAATCCAAGAAGCAACACGTGGTTTCTCTTTCCTCAGCAGAGGCCGAGTACAGAGCTATGAGTAAGGCAGTGACTGAAGTTACTTGGCTATCCAGGTTGTTGTCTGATTTTGGTGTACTTCTTTCCTCTTATGTGCCTGTATTTTGTGATAGCCAAGTTGCTCTTCATTGCAAAAAATCCTGTCTTTCATGA